The DNA window ACCATGGCCGTCGACACCAAGGCCAAGGCCTTGTCCCGCCGGGGCGTGGACGTGGTCAGCTTCAGCGTCGGCGAACCCGACTTCGACACCCCCGACATCGTGAAGGAAGCGGCGCTCGAGGCGATGCGCCGCGGCCGGACCAAGTACACCGCCGTGCAGGGACTCCCCGAGCTGCGCGAGGCGGTCTCGGAGGAGCTCGAGCGGACGCTGGGCCTCCGCTACCCGCCCGAGCGCATCGTCGTCTCCAACGGCGCCAAGCAGAGCATCTTCAACGCGCTCTTCGCCCTGGTGGGCCCGGGGGACGAGGTGATCCTGCCGGCCCCCTACTGGGTCTCCTACCCCGAGCAGATCCGCCTGGCCGGGGCTACGCCTGTCATCGTCCCCACCGATCCCGCGCGGGGCTTTCACCTCGACCTGGAGGCGATGGAGGCGGCCGTCTCGCCGCGCACCCGCCTCATCCTCCTGAACAGCCCCTCCAACCCGGCGGGGACCGTGCTGGAGCGGTCGGAGCTGGAGGCGGTGGCGGAACTGGCGCTCCGTCACGACCTCTGGATCCTCTCCGACGAGATCTACCGCCACCTGGTCTTCGGCGTCCGGCACGTCAGCATCGCCCAGCTCGGCGAGGAGGTACGGGCGCGGACGGTGCTGGTGGACGGCGTCTCCAAAGCCTACGCCATGACCGGCTGGCGGATCGGCTGGGCGGCCAGCGAGAGCGCGGAGCTGGTAGAGGCCATGACCGCCGTCCAGTCGCACCTCACCTCCGCCCCGTCCACCATCTCCCAGTGGGCCTCCGTGGTCGCCCTGCGCCAGGCGGCGGGGGCGACGGAGGCGATGGCGGCCGAGTTCGATCGCCGCCGCCGGTGGATGGTCGAGCAGCTCCGCCACCTGCCCG is part of the Bacillota bacterium genome and encodes:
- a CDS encoding pyridoxal phosphate-dependent aminotransferase; this translates as MAVDTKAKALSRRGVDVVSFSVGEPDFDTPDIVKEAALEAMRRGRTKYTAVQGLPELREAVSEELERTLGLRYPPERIVVSNGAKQSIFNALFALVGPGDEVILPAPYWVSYPEQIRLAGATPVIVPTDPARGFHLDLEAMEAAVSPRTRLILLNSPSNPAGTVLERSELEAVAELALRHDLWILSDEIYRHLVFGVRHVSIAQLGEEVRARTVLVDGVSKAYAMTGWRIGWAASESAELVEAMTAVQSHLTSAPSTISQWASVVALRQAAGATEAMAAEFDRRRRWMVEQLRHLPGFELPVEPRGAFYVFPSIRGLIGRRVAGQEVRDGDHLAELLLENAHVALVPGSGFGLPEYVRLSYATSLERMEEGFRRLAAALGV